Proteins encoded in a region of the Zea mays cultivar B73 chromosome 2, Zm-B73-REFERENCE-NAM-5.0, whole genome shotgun sequence genome:
- the LOC103645966 gene encoding Glycosyltransferase BC10-like, translated as MKLHQVWQLGIKDMKAVPLPRPRAATRRRAWMLAVAAFIFVALVWAYLYPPPRYTSPVRDWLPGRLPAEPAREFTDEERASRVVFRQILTTPPVRSKNSKIAFMFLTPGTLPFERLWEKFFEGHEGRYTIYVHASREKPEHVSPIFVGREIHSEKVTWGTISMVDAERRLLANALQDMDNQHFILLSDSCVPLHNFDYVYDYLMGANLSFIDCFYDPGPHGNFRYSKNMLPEVTEADFRKGSQWFSVKRQHALMIIADSLYYTKFKLHCRPGMEDGRNCYADEHYLPTVFHMMDPDGIANWSVTHVDWSEGKWHPKAYRAKDVTFELLKNITSIDISHHVTSDSKKVVTEKACLWNETKRPCYLFARKFYPESINNLLTLFANYTLI; from the exons ATGAAGTTGCATCAAGTTTGGCAGCTGGGCATTAAGGATATGAAGGCCGTCCCACTTCCTCGCCCGAGGGCAGCCACGAGAAGGCGCGCGTGGATGCTCGCCGTTGCAGCTTTTATCTTCGTCGCACTAGTCTGGGCTTATCTGTATCCTCCCCCGCGTTACACCTCTCCTGTGAGAGATTGGCTTCCTGGTAGGCTCCCTGCGGAACCAGCCAGGGAATTCACTGATGAGGAGAGGGCCTCGCGTGTTGTTTTCAGACAGATCTTAACAACACCTCCTGTTCGATCTAAGAACTCAAAAATAGCTTTCATGTTCTTGACTCCGGGGACACTGCCATTTGAAAGGTTGTGGGAAAAGTTCTTTGAG GGCCATGAGGGAAGGTATACCATATATGTTCATGCCTCAAGAGAGAAGCCAGAACATGTCAGTCCCATATTTGTTGGTCGAGAGATACACAGTGAAAAG GTAACTTGGGGTACAATTTCTATGGTTGATGCTGAGAGGAGGTTGCTGGCAAATGCTCTACAAGACATGGACAATCAGCATTTTATTTTGCTATCTGATAG TTGTGTACCTTTGCACAATTTTGACTATGTATATGACTACCTGATGGGTGCAAATCTCAGTTTTATTGACTG CTTTTATGATCCTGGACCGCATGGAAATTTTAGATATTCAAAGAATATGTTACCTGAGGTCACAGAGGCTGATTTTAGGAAGGGTTCACAG TGGTTCTCAGTTAAGCGCCAACATGCGTTGATGATCATTGCAGATAGTCTTTACTATACCAAGTTCAAGCTTCATTGCAGA CCTGGGATGGAAGATGGTCGCAACTGCTATGCTGATGAACATTATTTGCCAACAGTATTCCAT atgatggacccagatggaATTGCTAATTGGTCTGTAACCCATGTTGACTGGTCTGAAGGGAAGTGGCACCCGAAAGCTTACAGGGCAAAGGATGTCACTTTCGAGCTTCTGAAGAATATAACA TCAATTGACATAAGTCACCATGTCACTAGTGATAGCAAG AAAGTGGTTACAGAGAAGGCCTGCCTATGGAATGAAACAAAGAGACCATGCTACCTGTTTGCGAGAAAGTTCTACCCTGAGTCCATAAACAATCTCTTGACCTTGTTCGCGAATTATACACTTATTTGA
- the LOC100285627 gene encoding Probable plastid-lipid-associated protein 8, chloroplastic isoform 2 (isoform 2 is encoded by transcript variant 2), producing the protein MAYPHFTRPAAIPTLQASSYHHTHEEQAMKMSASVAAASPTLRFSSATHPLHRPLRRRLPSVRCSLAAAAGPGVRAPPELVDSILSKVKGTDRGVLLPKDGHQEVAEVALQLGKYCIDDPVKSPLIFGEWEVVYCSVPTSPGGLYRTPLGRLVFKTDEMVQAVEAPDVVRNKVSFSVFGLEGAVSLKGKLNVLDSKWIQVVFEAPELKVGSLGFQYGGESEVKLEITYVDEKIRLGRGSRGSLFVFLRR; encoded by the exons ATGGCTTACCCGCACTTTacccgacccgctgccatccctacTCTCCAGGCGTCCAGCTACCACCACACACACGAAGAGCAGGCGATGAAAATGTCCGCTTCCGTTGCGGCCGCCTCCCCCACCCTCCGCTTCTCCTCCGCCACTCATCCTCTCCACCGACCGCTCCGCCGGCGGCTCCCGTCGGTTCGATGctccctcgccgccgccgccggccccgGTGTCCGGGCGCCCCCTGAGCTCGTCGACTCCATCCTCTCCAAG GTGAAGGGAACTGACCGAGGAGTGCTGCTGCCAAAAGATGGGCACCAGGAAGTGGCTGAGGTCGCGCTGCAGCTGGGGAAGTACTGCATAGACGACCCCGTCAAGTCCCCGCTTATATTCGGAG AATGGGAGGTTGTGTACTGCTCGGTGCCAACCTCGCCGGGAGGGCTCTACCGGACGCCCCTTGGCCGCCTGGTATTCAAAACCGACGAGATGGTCCAGGCGGTGGAAGCGCCTGACGTGGTCAGGAACAAGGTGTCGTTCTCCGTCTTTGGCCTAGAGGGCGCAGTGTCATTGAAAG GTAAGCTGAATGTGCTGGACAGTAAATGGATTCAGGTCGTGTTCGAAGCACCAGAACTGAAGGTCGGCTCCTTGGGGTTTCAGTACGGTGGCGAGAGCGAAGTCAAGCTGGAGATCACCTATGTCGATGAGAAGATCAGGCTAGGGAGAGGGTCCAGAGGCTCGCTTTTCGTCTTCCTTAGACGATGA
- the LOC100285627 gene encoding Probable plastid-lipid-associated protein 8, chloroplastic isoform 1 (isoform 1 is encoded by transcript variant 1) yields MKMSASVAAASPTLRFSSATHPLHRPLRRRLPSVRCSLAAAAGPGVRAPPELVDSILSKVKGTDRGVLLPKDGHQEVAEVALQLGKYCIDDPVKSPLIFGEWEVVYCSVPTSPGGLYRTPLGRLVFKTDEMVQAVEAPDVVRNKVSFSVFGLEGAVSLKGKLNVLDSKWIQVVFEAPELKVGSLGFQYGGESEVKLEITYVDEKIRLGRGSRGSLFVFLRR; encoded by the exons ATGAAAATGTCCGCTTCCGTTGCGGCCGCCTCCCCCACCCTCCGCTTCTCCTCCGCCACTCATCCTCTCCACCGACCGCTCCGCCGGCGGCTCCCGTCGGTTCGATGctccctcgccgccgccgccggccccgGTGTCCGGGCGCCCCCTGAGCTCGTCGACTCCATCCTCTCCAAG GTGAAGGGAACTGACCGAGGAGTGCTGCTGCCAAAAGATGGGCACCAGGAAGTGGCTGAGGTCGCGCTGCAGCTGGGGAAGTACTGCATAGACGACCCCGTCAAGTCCCCGCTTATATTCGGAG AATGGGAGGTTGTGTACTGCTCGGTGCCAACCTCGCCGGGAGGGCTCTACCGGACGCCCCTTGGCCGCCTGGTATTCAAAACCGACGAGATGGTCCAGGCGGTGGAAGCGCCTGACGTGGTCAGGAACAAGGTGTCGTTCTCCGTCTTTGGCCTAGAGGGCGCAGTGTCATTGAAAG GTAAGCTGAATGTGCTGGACAGTAAATGGATTCAGGTCGTGTTCGAAGCACCAGAACTGAAGGTCGGCTCCTTGGGGTTTCAGTACGGTGGCGAGAGCGAAGTCAAGCTGGAGATCACCTATGTCGATGAGAAGATCAGGCTAGGGAGAGGGTCCAGAGGCTCGCTTTTCGTCTTCCTTAGACGATGA
- the LOC100194016 gene encoding putative RNA methyltransferase At5g10620 isoform X1, with protein MAVLLWRCICGPQQSFSKNRGASTPSPLAGRRSKYSGQSVVRSARIDLFLLHLCIWFISPEKKVHWRQKKAMPMRLLTVGKKRSRGTQLLVEEYKEKLGHYCEFEDTLIRSNPKLTSDVKVQVEAEDTAMMQQLKSDDFVVVLDENGKDVISEQIADLIGDAGNTGSSRLTFCIGGPYGLGLQVRERADATIRLSSLVLNHQVALIVLMEQLYRAWTIIKGQKYHH; from the exons ATGGCAGTCTTGCTGTGGCGGTGCATATGCGGGCCCCAACAATCCTTCAGTAAGAATCGAGGCGCATCCACCCCTTCTCCTCTTG CTGGCAGGAGATCCAAATACTCGGGACAATCTGTGGTAAGGAGCGCACGCATTGACCTTTTCCTGCTACACCTATGCATTTGGTTCATTTCTCCTGAAAAAAAAGTACACTGGAGGCAAAAG AAAGCAATGCCCATGCGTTTGTTAACGGTTGGAAAGAAGAGGTCTCGGGGGACACAACTCCTTGTTGAAGAATACAAGGAGAAGCTCGGTCACTATTGCGAGTTCGAGGACACTCTTATCAGGTCCAACCCAAAGCTTACAAG TGATGTAAAGGTGCAAGTTGAAGCAGAAGACACGGCTATGATGCAGCAACTCAAGTCTGACGATTTT GTAGTTGTGCTGGATGAAAACGGGAAGGATGTCATATCCGAGCAGATAGCTGATCTGATTGGGGATGCTGGCAACACA GGATCATCAAGGCTCACATTCTGTATCGGTGGACCATACGGTCTCGGGTTACAAGTGCGAGAGCGTGCAGATGCAACGATTAGGCTGTCCTCACTAGTTTTGAACCATCAAGTTGCCTTGATAGTCCTCATGGAGCAGCTCTACAG GGCATGGACTATAATAAAAGGACAGAAGTATCACCATTAG
- the LOC100194016 gene encoding Putative RNA methyltransferase At5g10620, whose amino-acid sequence MAVLLWRCICGPQQSFSKNRGASTPSPLAGRRSKYSGQSVKAMPMRLLTVGKKRSRGTQLLVEEYKEKLGHYCEFEDTLIRSNPKLTSDVKVQVEAEDTAMMQQLKSDDFVVVLDENGKDVISEQIADLIGDAGNTGSSRLTFCIGGPYGLGLQVRERADATIRLSSLVLNHQVALIVLMEQLYRAWTIIKGQKYHH is encoded by the exons ATGGCAGTCTTGCTGTGGCGGTGCATATGCGGGCCCCAACAATCCTTCAGTAAGAATCGAGGCGCATCCACCCCTTCTCCTCTTG CTGGCAGGAGATCCAAATACTCGGGACAATCTGTG AAAGCAATGCCCATGCGTTTGTTAACGGTTGGAAAGAAGAGGTCTCGGGGGACACAACTCCTTGTTGAAGAATACAAGGAGAAGCTCGGTCACTATTGCGAGTTCGAGGACACTCTTATCAGGTCCAACCCAAAGCTTACAAG TGATGTAAAGGTGCAAGTTGAAGCAGAAGACACGGCTATGATGCAGCAACTCAAGTCTGACGATTTT GTAGTTGTGCTGGATGAAAACGGGAAGGATGTCATATCCGAGCAGATAGCTGATCTGATTGGGGATGCTGGCAACACA GGATCATCAAGGCTCACATTCTGTATCGGTGGACCATACGGTCTCGGGTTACAAGTGCGAGAGCGTGCAGATGCAACGATTAGGCTGTCCTCACTAGTTTTGAACCATCAAGTTGCCTTGATAGTCCTCATGGAGCAGCTCTACAG GGCATGGACTATAATAAAAGGACAGAAGTATCACCATTAG
- the LOC100194016 gene encoding putative RNA methyltransferase At5g10620 isoform X2: MAVLLWRCICGPQQSFSKNRGASTPSPLAGRRSKYSGQSVKAMPMRLLTVGKKRSRGTQLLVEEYKEKLGHYCEFEDTLIRSNPKLTSDVKVQVEAEDTAMMQQLKSDDFVILLALVVVLDENGKDVISEQIADLIGDAGNTGSSRLTFCIGGPYGLGLQVRERADATIRLSSLVLNHQVALIVLMEQLYRAWTIIKGQKYHH; this comes from the exons ATGGCAGTCTTGCTGTGGCGGTGCATATGCGGGCCCCAACAATCCTTCAGTAAGAATCGAGGCGCATCCACCCCTTCTCCTCTTG CTGGCAGGAGATCCAAATACTCGGGACAATCTGTG AAAGCAATGCCCATGCGTTTGTTAACGGTTGGAAAGAAGAGGTCTCGGGGGACACAACTCCTTGTTGAAGAATACAAGGAGAAGCTCGGTCACTATTGCGAGTTCGAGGACACTCTTATCAGGTCCAACCCAAAGCTTACAAG TGATGTAAAGGTGCAAGTTGAAGCAGAAGACACGGCTATGATGCAGCAACTCAAGTCTGACGATTTTGTAATCCTTCTTGCTCTG GTAGTTGTGCTGGATGAAAACGGGAAGGATGTCATATCCGAGCAGATAGCTGATCTGATTGGGGATGCTGGCAACACA GGATCATCAAGGCTCACATTCTGTATCGGTGGACCATACGGTCTCGGGTTACAAGTGCGAGAGCGTGCAGATGCAACGATTAGGCTGTCCTCACTAGTTTTGAACCATCAAGTTGCCTTGATAGTCCTCATGGAGCAGCTCTACAG GGCATGGACTATAATAAAAGGACAGAAGTATCACCATTAG